In Candidatus Nanopelagicales bacterium, one genomic interval encodes:
- a CDS encoding 5'-nucleotidase C-terminal domain-containing protein, with the protein MSQFNDVWHGPRRRLTALAALTLVVGLAGPLTMTAPASAAAPISFTIMHTNDFHGNLEAAGSNPGAARVAQKIQDVRTAVGDANTLLFDAGDIMQGTLLSNLQQGVPTIATYRAMGYDAATFGNHEFDWGQSVLAARIAQAESPATATETPMDMVVANITTKSGDACTWDPFNPAVAPYEVFTVGTAPNTVRVGVIGVGSVETPYITVASATAGLCFRDPAETILHYYDELAAASDVMVVLSHNGYTDGGYGYGFTVYGDQTLAAMLNSAGKPVDLIIGGHSHTNLTTATVVGSTTVVQAYYAGRRVGRADVTFDPDTGNASISWQSLVVGTTDAQYPPIDALVQSYASDPAYLALINEPIGYAQTDLLRNYNGDSMMGDFVDDAIYGALNEDANPANDVDMFFNNPGGIRTDWCDKEDPLNPGTYVWSSSAADCQPGVWAHDPMLLTYGQMFQILPFGNATIVGTMTGAQIIDLLNQSATLFKGALQPSGVRYTFFRYSDLLPGPQPWGWGSYDVEFYNRSSGIWEAIDPAATYKVGTNEFLAPAGQDGFTPFKYMTDITYWGDMLNAVNAYVSAHYTFADPYKGPDGDGTLDGRITRNGNGDDTYDPGEVVPVTVLHHNDSHGNLLKGTYVGYTQLASLINQARAHNPQRTLLLTAGDNIQGDAMMYYFKSAGLGYAADGTPLPPELSINPLIKAFNAMDYDAMTLGNHEFNFGSQIFGTLAQATFPILQANIADTGAYGLASVPVEPYVEETIGPENIKVAILGIGNHRVPNYELPSNIPGLTFTDPIQAGQDYAPTLQANDDVVIALTHIGFTTNPASVEVDDNVDTYFASVVPGVDAVVGGHSHTNPAYGFGAYKYLPAQVAGPDHAVLVTQAYRYNNTLGEVVLGLLPDGGGGYDVVSRAGRYTSVSASTPEDPTIKALIDPYATLLAAYNDTVIGSTLVPVDALSAFTQETNAANLQADASVWKLESEDVAVDVHLSGAMTNRKIAESATPGTPFTLRVADMFTLMPYENSLVVMTMNGPQLKAVLERAYRNYYYYKYVPGYGGYSYYTTCMLDTDAGNHIAYRDTFPTLPDGDNVAGLFIGGTKVDFTDASTYYRVSTVNYLAAGSCNFNDGGTSLWPLGQIVADTQYYVRDAVIEHVQAQSEPISPAIEGRLMFNPPVIASFGVTPSTSFIGSMASATAEFTDPDVPVTCLVDFGDGTQVPGTVTGSTCAASHAYSSTGVFTATVRVTDSTGAFDTKSVGHTVVQLPSGGSGYLLTVSPSSATTTVGGSTAFTVTLKTTDGTPVAGEPVTVSSAGRNAFGATTAGTTTAAGTVAYALKDTAPSSSTVMTDTVTFTAQGIAAIATVTYTSEPTSPPTSPPSGPTVTVTSPHDGSPITTGGLFGVSATTTGVAPGTTAYATLDGRAKASSTVRADGSVRFDGTSGGGGQWIPAEAGDCAVRICGGTCGPTQATSATFSLSLAPFGIMPPAAVTSGQAAFTVATGNWSPGTPIHLTRNGVSVAAAKVVSKGASLVITVPAKPGTYQVRVTSLQGYVYGDHDGVVTLK; encoded by the coding sequence ATGAGTCAGTTCAACGACGTGTGGCACGGGCCGCGGAGGCGCCTCACGGCGCTCGCGGCCCTGACGTTGGTGGTCGGCCTCGCTGGCCCGCTCACCATGACGGCGCCGGCCTCCGCGGCCGCGCCGATCAGCTTCACGATCATGCACACCAACGACTTTCACGGCAACCTGGAGGCTGCGGGGAGTAACCCCGGTGCCGCTCGGGTCGCGCAGAAGATCCAGGACGTCCGCACCGCGGTCGGTGACGCCAACACTCTGCTCTTCGATGCGGGCGACATCATGCAGGGCACGCTGTTGTCGAACCTCCAGCAGGGCGTGCCCACGATCGCCACCTACCGCGCCATGGGCTACGACGCCGCTACTTTCGGTAACCATGAGTTCGACTGGGGGCAGTCCGTCCTGGCGGCCCGCATCGCCCAGGCCGAGTCCCCGGCAACGGCCACCGAGACTCCCATGGACATGGTGGTCGCCAACATCACCACCAAGTCCGGTGACGCCTGCACCTGGGATCCCTTCAACCCGGCGGTCGCGCCGTACGAGGTGTTCACCGTCGGCACGGCGCCGAACACCGTTCGGGTCGGCGTCATCGGCGTCGGCTCGGTCGAGACCCCGTACATCACGGTGGCCTCAGCCACGGCCGGTCTGTGCTTCCGCGATCCGGCGGAGACGATCCTGCACTACTACGACGAGCTCGCCGCCGCGTCCGACGTCATGGTGGTGCTGAGCCACAACGGGTATACCGACGGGGGCTACGGCTACGGCTTCACCGTCTACGGCGACCAGACCCTGGCGGCGATGCTGAACTCCGCCGGCAAGCCGGTCGACCTGATCATCGGTGGTCACAGCCACACGAACCTGACCACGGCCACCGTGGTCGGCTCCACGACCGTGGTCCAGGCCTACTACGCCGGGCGCCGTGTCGGACGAGCCGACGTCACCTTCGACCCGGACACCGGTAACGCCTCCATCTCCTGGCAGTCCCTCGTCGTCGGCACGACTGACGCGCAGTACCCGCCGATCGACGCCCTGGTCCAGTCGTACGCCAGCGACCCGGCGTACCTGGCGCTGATCAACGAGCCCATCGGATACGCGCAGACCGACCTGCTGCGCAACTACAACGGCGACTCGATGATGGGCGATTTCGTCGACGATGCCATCTACGGCGCACTCAACGAGGACGCCAATCCGGCCAACGACGTCGACATGTTCTTCAACAACCCCGGCGGGATCAGGACCGACTGGTGCGACAAGGAGGATCCGCTCAACCCGGGCACCTACGTCTGGAGCTCGAGTGCGGCGGACTGCCAACCGGGGGTCTGGGCGCACGACCCGATGCTGCTCACGTACGGCCAGATGTTCCAGATCCTGCCGTTCGGCAACGCCACGATCGTGGGAACGATGACAGGCGCGCAGATCATCGACCTGCTCAACCAGTCGGCCACGCTGTTCAAGGGCGCACTGCAGCCGTCCGGCGTCCGATACACGTTCTTCCGGTACTCCGACCTGCTGCCCGGGCCGCAGCCGTGGGGCTGGGGCTCGTACGACGTCGAGTTCTACAACAGGTCCAGCGGAATCTGGGAGGCCATCGACCCCGCGGCCACCTACAAGGTCGGCACCAACGAGTTCCTCGCCCCGGCGGGCCAGGACGGGTTCACCCCGTTCAAGTACATGACCGACATCACGTACTGGGGTGACATGCTCAACGCGGTCAACGCGTACGTGTCCGCGCACTACACCTTCGCCGACCCGTACAAGGGGCCGGACGGCGACGGGACGCTGGACGGGCGCATCACCCGCAACGGCAACGGGGACGACACCTACGACCCGGGTGAGGTCGTGCCGGTCACGGTGCTGCACCACAACGACTCGCACGGCAACCTGCTCAAGGGGACCTACGTCGGCTACACCCAGCTGGCGTCCCTGATCAACCAGGCGCGCGCCCACAACCCGCAGCGGACCCTGCTCCTGACCGCGGGCGACAACATCCAGGGCGACGCGATGATGTACTACTTCAAGTCGGCCGGGCTCGGCTACGCAGCAGACGGCACACCGCTCCCGCCCGAGCTGTCGATCAACCCCCTGATCAAGGCGTTCAACGCGATGGACTACGACGCCATGACCTTGGGCAACCACGAGTTCAACTTCGGCTCGCAGATCTTCGGCACGTTGGCGCAGGCCACCTTCCCGATCCTGCAGGCGAACATCGCCGACACCGGCGCGTACGGGCTGGCGAGCGTGCCCGTGGAGCCGTACGTCGAGGAGACGATCGGACCGGAGAACATCAAGGTCGCGATCCTGGGGATCGGCAACCACCGGGTCCCGAACTACGAGCTACCCAGCAACATCCCCGGGCTCACGTTCACCGACCCCATCCAGGCGGGGCAGGACTACGCCCCGACGCTGCAGGCGAACGACGACGTGGTGATCGCCCTGACCCACATCGGCTTCACCACCAACCCGGCGAGCGTGGAGGTCGACGACAACGTCGACACCTACTTCGCGTCGGTGGTGCCCGGTGTCGACGCGGTCGTCGGCGGCCACAGCCACACCAACCCGGCGTACGGCTTCGGTGCCTACAAGTACCTGCCGGCACAGGTCGCCGGACCGGACCACGCCGTCCTCGTCACCCAGGCCTACCGCTACAACAACACCTTGGGCGAGGTCGTCCTCGGCCTCCTGCCGGACGGCGGCGGGGGGTACGACGTCGTGTCGCGGGCCGGCCGCTATACGTCGGTGTCCGCGAGCACTCCGGAGGACCCGACGATCAAGGCGCTGATCGACCCGTACGCGACACTGTTGGCGGCCTACAACGACACCGTGATCGGTTCCACCCTGGTTCCAGTCGACGCGCTGTCGGCGTTCACGCAGGAGACCAACGCAGCGAACCTGCAGGCCGACGCCTCCGTCTGGAAGCTGGAGTCCGAGGATGTCGCGGTCGACGTCCACCTGTCCGGGGCCATGACGAACCGGAAGATCGCGGAGAGCGCGACCCCGGGGACGCCGTTCACCCTCAGGGTCGCGGACATGTTCACCCTCATGCCGTACGAGAACTCGCTCGTCGTCATGACCATGAACGGACCGCAACTGAAGGCGGTCCTCGAGCGGGCCTACCGCAACTACTACTACTACAAGTATGTGCCGGGCTACGGCGGCTACTCGTACTACACGACCTGCATGCTCGACACCGACGCAGGCAACCACATCGCCTACCGCGACACCTTCCCGACGCTGCCCGACGGTGACAACGTCGCCGGACTGTTCATCGGCGGGACGAAGGTGGACTTCACCGACGCCTCGACGTACTACCGGGTCTCGACGGTGAACTACCTGGCGGCCGGCTCGTGCAACTTCAACGACGGTGGCACGTCGCTGTGGCCGCTGGGCCAGATCGTGGCCGACACCCAGTACTACGTCCGCGACGCGGTGATCGAGCACGTACAGGCCCAGTCGGAACCGATCAGCCCCGCGATCGAGGGCCGGCTGATGTTCAACCCGCCGGTCATCGCGTCGTTCGGGGTGACCCCGTCGACCTCGTTCATCGGCTCCATGGCCAGCGCCACCGCGGAGTTCACCGACCCCGACGTGCCGGTCACCTGTCTGGTGGACTTCGGTGACGGGACGCAGGTGCCGGGAACGGTGACCGGGTCGACCTGCGCGGCATCCCACGCGTATAGCAGCACCGGGGTGTTCACCGCGACCGTTCGGGTCACCGACTCGACCGGTGCGTTCGACACGAAGTCGGTCGGCCACACTGTCGTGCAGCTGCCCTCCGGCGGGTCCGGGTACCTGCTCACGGTCAGCCCGTCGTCAGCAACCACGACCGTGGGCGGAAGCACCGCATTCACGGTCACCCTGAAGACGACGGACGGGACCCCGGTCGCCGGTGAGCCGGTGACGGTGTCCTCCGCCGGCCGCAACGCCTTCGGCGCCACCACGGCAGGTACGACGACCGCCGCAGGCACGGTCGCCTACGCGCTGAAGGACACCGCCCCGTCCTCGTCCACGGTGATGACGGACACGGTGACCTTCACCGCTCAGGGCATCGCGGCCATCGCGACCGTCACCTACACCTCGGAGCCGACCTCGCCACCCACATCCCCGCCGAGCGGGCCGACCGTGACGGTGACGTCGCCGCACGACGGGTCGCCCATCACCACCGGCGGGCTGTTCGGTGTCTCGGCCACCACGACCGGTGTGGCGCCCGGGACCACGGCCTACGCCACGCTGGACGGACGGGCGAAGGCGAGCTCGACCGTCCGGGCCGACGGGAGCGTTCGGTTCGACGGTACGTCAGGAGGCGGGGGGCAGTGGATCCCCGCCGAGGCGGGTGACTGTGCGGTGCGGATCTGCGGCGGTACCTGTGGTCCGACGCAGGCGACCAGCGCGACGTTCTCGCTCTCCCTGGCGCCGTTCGGCATCATGCCGCCGGCCGCGGTGACGTCGGGTCAGGCCGCCTTCACCGTGGCGACCGGCAACTGGTCGCCAGGAACCCCGATCCACCTGACGCGCAACGGGGTCAGCGTGGCAGCCGCGAAGGTCGTGTCGAAGGGTGCGTCCCTGGTGATCACCGTTCCGGCGAAGCCGGGCACGTACCAGGTCCGCGTCACCTCCCTGCAGGGGTACGTGTACGGGGACCACGACGGGGTGGTCACCCTGAAGTAG
- a CDS encoding response regulator transcription factor — protein MARALLPSQQAPSPLDELSGREREVLNLVGKGLANKQIARSLGISESTVKLHVGNIFRRIGVTDRTSAALWAREHLPEPGQA, from the coding sequence GTGGCGCGGGCCCTGCTGCCGTCCCAGCAGGCGCCGTCGCCGCTGGACGAGCTCAGCGGGCGCGAGCGCGAGGTCCTGAACCTCGTCGGAAAAGGCCTGGCCAACAAGCAGATCGCACGGTCTCTGGGGATCAGCGAGAGCACCGTGAAGCTCCACGTCGGCAACATCTTCCGCCGCATCGGCGTGACCGACCGCACCAGCGCCGCCCTGTGGGCGCGCGAGCACCTGCCGGAGCCGGGTCAGGCCTGA
- a CDS encoding response regulator transcription factor: MTTILLADDHGLVRAGLVSLLQSTDDLRVVGQASDGEQAVAQALELRPDVVLMDLSMPVLDGVEATRRVVAQLPETHVVVLTSFSDRERVDLALRAGAVGYLLKDCDPTSCSRPCARRRRDMPRSTRGWRGPCCRPSRRRRRWTSSAGASARS, from the coding sequence GTGACCACGATCCTGCTGGCCGACGACCACGGCCTGGTCCGGGCCGGACTGGTGAGCCTGCTGCAGTCCACCGACGACCTGCGCGTGGTCGGGCAGGCGTCCGACGGCGAGCAGGCCGTCGCGCAGGCCCTCGAGCTGCGGCCCGACGTGGTGCTGATGGACCTGTCCATGCCAGTGCTGGACGGTGTCGAGGCCACCCGCCGGGTGGTGGCGCAGCTGCCCGAGACGCACGTCGTCGTGCTGACGTCGTTCTCCGACCGCGAGCGGGTCGACCTGGCGCTGCGGGCCGGTGCCGTGGGCTACCTGCTCAAGGACTGCGACCCGACGAGCTGCTCGCGGCCGTGCGCGCGGCGGCGCAGGGACATGCCCCGATCGACCCGAGGGTGGCGCGGGCCCTGCTGCCGTCCCAGCAGGCGCCGTCGCCGCTGGACGAGCTCAGCGGGCGCGAGCGCGAGGTCCTGA
- a CDS encoding sensor histidine kinase has protein sequence MQDPATDGPGSLTDDEVSEPTVAGPPQPDWVTVSAGGERSAGYRPVRTGRIMAQVAAAAAVVVVVVGVLGAVASRNVAERQAVNDAATITDLLAEAVVMPALDDSLLTFDAEATARLDSVVRSRVLGTSISRVKLWTPDGVIVYSDDPEAIGDRFALGEEERQALLEPMTHAEVSDLTRPENRSEAGQDKLLEVYQPVWTPTGQPLLFETYAPYDSVAARTGELWRGFAGITLSSMLLLVVLLMPVIWRLTDRLRTAQSQREQLLQRAVDASAEERQRIAAHLHDGVVQELAVSSFAVAGAAEQADTLGHRGLADQLRGVLGTVRASIGGLRSLLVDIYPASLRTAGLRAALEDTTATLRSRGVEVDLDVPPYGRTGLDPAAEELVFRVAQECLRNVAGHAHARRVTVSLTRDGRDHVLDVVDDGVGFDAERALADPEEGHFGLRILADLAASAGATLDVRTGPGAGTHWRMRLPAS, from the coding sequence GTGCAGGACCCCGCCACCGACGGTCCGGGCTCGCTCACCGACGACGAGGTGTCCGAGCCGACCGTCGCCGGGCCGCCGCAGCCCGACTGGGTCACCGTGTCGGCCGGGGGCGAGCGAAGCGCGGGGTACCGGCCGGTCCGCACGGGCCGGATCATGGCCCAGGTGGCGGCGGCGGCCGCGGTGGTCGTGGTGGTGGTCGGTGTGCTGGGCGCCGTCGCCAGCCGCAACGTCGCCGAGCGCCAGGCCGTCAACGACGCCGCCACCATCACCGACCTGCTGGCCGAGGCGGTCGTGATGCCGGCGCTCGACGACTCGCTGCTCACCTTCGACGCCGAGGCAACCGCCCGGCTGGACTCGGTCGTACGGTCACGGGTTCTGGGGACGTCGATCTCCCGGGTCAAGCTCTGGACCCCCGACGGGGTCATCGTGTACTCCGACGACCCCGAGGCCATCGGCGACCGCTTCGCCCTGGGCGAGGAGGAACGGCAGGCGTTGCTCGAGCCGATGACCCACGCGGAGGTCTCCGACCTGACCCGGCCGGAGAACCGGTCCGAGGCCGGCCAGGACAAGCTGCTCGAGGTCTACCAACCGGTGTGGACCCCCACCGGCCAGCCGCTGCTGTTCGAGACGTACGCCCCCTATGACTCGGTCGCGGCCAGGACCGGCGAGCTGTGGCGGGGCTTCGCGGGGATCACGCTGTCCAGCATGCTGCTGCTCGTCGTCCTGCTGATGCCGGTGATCTGGCGGCTGACGGACCGGCTGCGCACGGCGCAGTCGCAGCGCGAGCAGCTGCTGCAGCGGGCCGTCGACGCGTCCGCGGAGGAGCGCCAGCGGATCGCCGCCCACCTGCACGACGGGGTCGTGCAGGAGCTGGCCGTGTCGTCGTTCGCCGTGGCCGGGGCCGCGGAGCAGGCCGACACCCTCGGACACCGCGGCCTGGCGGACCAGCTGCGCGGGGTCCTGGGGACCGTACGCGCCAGCATCGGCGGGCTGCGGTCCCTGCTCGTCGACATCTACCCGGCCAGCCTGCGCACCGCGGGGCTGCGCGCCGCACTCGAGGACACCACCGCGACGCTGCGGTCCCGCGGCGTCGAGGTCGATCTCGACGTCCCGCCGTACGGGCGGACCGGCCTGGACCCGGCCGCGGAGGAGCTGGTGTTCCGAGTGGCTCAGGAGTGCCTGCGCAACGTCGCGGGGCACGCCCACGCCCGACGGGTGACGGTGTCGCTGACGCGGGACGGGCGCGACCACGTGCTCGACGTCGTCGACGACGGCGTCGGGTTCGATGCGGAGAGGGCGCTGGCGGACCCGGAGGAGGGCCACTTCGGCCTGCGCATCCTCGCCGACCTGGCCGCGTCCGCCGGGGCGACGCTGGACGTCCGCACGGGGCCCGGTGCGGGGACGCACTGGCGGATGCGGCTGCCGGCGTCGTGA